Proteins encoded by one window of Mesorhizobium sp. INR15:
- a CDS encoding nucleoside hydrolase, giving the protein MEKIILDCDPGHDDAIAILLAAGNPNIDLLGITTVSGNHNVENTTRNALSVCTAYGIKVPVAKGSPGPLIIDQVLAVEIHGETGLDGPVLPPASFDLDKRHAVDFIIDTVMAHEPKTVTLVPVGPYTNIALAARKDPRIIGRVKRVVAMGGAYTRGNITPAAEFNVYGDPEAADVVFRADWDVTMVGLDLTHQALATPDLQDRVRAVGGPMAKFILDIWEFIATTHGGLLQIEYPAIHDACCVAAMIDPTVFTTEKADIRVELAGRWTKGMTVCNFEKMGGMHHFGGTAGEQVDFRHTVAMKLDHPKFCDLIVDALERLNRQKV; this is encoded by the coding sequence ATGGAAAAAATCATCCTGGACTGCGACCCTGGGCATGATGACGCCATCGCCATTCTGCTGGCGGCGGGTAATCCGAACATCGATCTCCTCGGCATCACGACGGTTTCGGGCAATCACAACGTCGAGAACACCACACGCAATGCGCTTTCCGTGTGCACCGCCTATGGCATCAAGGTGCCGGTGGCGAAGGGCTCTCCAGGTCCGCTCATCATCGACCAGGTGCTGGCCGTCGAGATCCATGGCGAGACCGGGCTCGACGGCCCCGTGTTGCCGCCCGCGTCGTTCGATCTCGACAAGCGGCATGCCGTCGACTTCATCATCGACACCGTCATGGCGCATGAGCCGAAGACCGTCACGCTGGTGCCGGTCGGTCCCTACACCAACATCGCGCTAGCCGCCCGCAAGGATCCGCGCATCATCGGGCGGGTGAAGCGGGTTGTCGCGATGGGCGGAGCCTACACGCGCGGCAACATCACGCCCGCGGCGGAGTTCAACGTCTATGGCGACCCGGAAGCCGCCGATGTGGTGTTCCGCGCCGATTGGGACGTCACCATGGTCGGGCTCGACCTGACGCACCAGGCGCTGGCCACTCCGGACCTGCAGGACAGGGTGCGCGCGGTCGGCGGCCCGATGGCCAAGTTCATCCTCGACATCTGGGAGTTCATCGCGACCACGCATGGCGGCCTCCTGCAGATCGAGTATCCCGCAATCCATGACGCCTGCTGTGTCGCGGCGATGATCGACCCGACCGTCTTCACCACCGAGAAGGCCGATATCCGCGTCGAGCTTGCCGGCCGCTGGACCAAGGGCATGACAGTCTGCAATTTCGAGAAGATGGGCGGCATGCATCATTTCGGCGGCACGGCGGGCGAGCAGGTCGATTTCCGCCACACCGTGGCGATGAAGCTCGACCATCCGAAATTCTGTGACCTGATCGTCGATGCGCTTGAGCGGCTAAACCGCCAGAAGGTGTGA
- a CDS encoding IS1182 family transposase, with translation MSKHFRAWKIDQPQLLPPSVQDFVPRDHLSRFIVDLVRESLDLSEITSSYRSALGQPPFDPRLMVALLLNGYASGLYSSRRIAKACVERADFMMIAALDAPDFRTISEFRKRHLKQLAGLFVQVLKLAEKAGLVRLGHVALDGTKIKANASKHKAMSYQHMKKRQAELQAEVDRWLAAAEAADAEEDKLHGNKRGDELPGWVADKQRRIARIAQAKAELEAEAKAAADEERRIEAEKQKSREAEGRKKTGKPAAAPSDEPAAKAQRNFTDPESRILKTKDGFIQGYNAQAAVDGKAQIIVAHGLTPSTSDYGQLVPLVDGIQANLGRKPEQASADSGYLSEVNLASLDQRGIDGYIATGRAKHPTADNGKGGGPLTQAMRKKIADGGFETPYRLRKQIVEAVFGQIKQARGFRQFLLRGLANVRAEWAIICTAHNLVKLGSLLRAS, from the coding sequence ATGAGCAAGCATTTTCGCGCGTGGAAGATTGATCAGCCGCAGTTGTTGCCGCCGAGCGTGCAGGATTTTGTGCCGAGGGACCACCTGTCACGGTTCATCGTGGATCTGGTGCGGGAGAGCCTCGATTTGAGCGAGATTACCAGCAGCTATAGGAGTGCGCTTGGCCAGCCGCCGTTCGATCCGCGGCTGATGGTGGCGCTGCTGCTCAACGGCTATGCGAGCGGCCTCTATTCCTCCCGGCGCATCGCCAAGGCGTGCGTTGAGCGCGCCGACTTCATGATGATCGCGGCGCTGGATGCGCCGGATTTCCGTACCATTTCCGAGTTCCGCAAGCGGCACCTCAAACAGCTGGCCGGGCTGTTCGTGCAGGTGTTGAAGCTGGCCGAGAAGGCCGGGCTGGTGCGGCTCGGGCATGTCGCGCTCGACGGCACCAAGATCAAGGCGAACGCGTCCAAACACAAGGCGATGAGCTATCAGCACATGAAGAAGCGCCAAGCCGAGTTGCAGGCGGAGGTCGATCGCTGGCTGGCCGCCGCTGAGGCGGCGGATGCCGAAGAGGACAAGCTGCACGGCAACAAACGAGGTGACGAACTGCCCGGCTGGGTCGCCGACAAACAGAGGCGGATCGCCAGGATCGCCCAGGCCAAGGCTGAACTGGAGGCCGAGGCGAAGGCCGCGGCCGACGAGGAGCGCCGCATCGAGGCCGAGAAGCAGAAGAGCCGCGAGGCCGAGGGCCGCAAGAAGACCGGCAAGCCCGCGGCTGCGCCATCCGACGAGCCCGCCGCGAAGGCCCAGCGCAACTTCACCGATCCTGAAAGCCGCATTCTCAAAACCAAGGATGGTTTCATCCAGGGCTATAACGCGCAGGCGGCCGTCGACGGCAAAGCGCAGATCATCGTTGCACACGGGTTGACGCCGAGCACGAGCGACTATGGCCAGTTGGTGCCGCTGGTCGATGGCATCCAAGCCAATCTCGGCCGCAAACCGGAGCAAGCGTCCGCTGACAGCGGCTATCTGAGCGAAGTCAACCTCGCCAGCCTCGACCAACGCGGGATCGATGGCTACATCGCCACCGGACGCGCCAAACACCCCACCGCCGACAACGGCAAGGGCGGCGGACCGTTGACACAGGCAATGAGAAAAAAGATCGCCGACGGCGGCTTCGAGACCCCCTACCGACTGCGAAAGCAGATCGTGGAGGCGGTGTTCGGGCAGATCAAGCAGGCACGCGGCTTCCGCCAGTTCCTGTTGCGGGGACTGGCAAACGTGCGTGCCGAATGGGCGATTATCTGCACCGCCCACAACCTCGTGAAGCTGGGAAGCCTCCTCAGGGCCTCCTGA
- a CDS encoding SpoIIE family protein phosphatase: MKADNEATPRFGMRSFRAKFVLVVGGAVLFDLLLSGGLALWNVQKLSRDATSEVGEGLTTANQEYIRSYADSTALSVDLLLDRVHGDVKALAGVLQVQIDDPKRQQQVGATLSQEAPGSVKLAYDARGDWAQNLPGAPSVVSVWGYLLGADHSPLPGVQQEIENSTVIDLVAPTLMASGASKLQMYYIGPKERPIFRTVPYTDQAQTFDRLYPGHNKSEFWEFFFPGIYGSWQQWAKDPASRPAPDDITQTAPYTDAITGKLIVSFFHPLWTRDRTDVAGTAGADITLDQLAEVVERVKIAETGFGFLTMSNGNVVAINPAGQAIIGLTASNDAGTQGVTGLERSLRGSAQPAIATLPLDRNNDGVIQHIMLNDKGERVPYIVVLKRLKPTNLWSSGPVKSETMSVGIVVPEREIYASLFAAQESISRATNRILLFQIAAIAVSLLIVFAAVLGISKRITAGLRALASAAQRLQSKDYSVRVSIPTRDEVGAAGIAFNRMAEQISFHTENLEQLVDERTRELGDANQEISALNEKLRDENVRLGAELAVAKQIQMMVLPKASELAAIPGLEIAAYMRPADEVGGDYYDVLQNGSRVKIGIGDVTGHGLESGVLMLMVQSVARALQETSEGNPHQFLDRLNRAIYKNIERTNTNKHLSLAFLDFENERVTLSGQHEDVLVVRADGGVERIDTIDLGMPVGLENDISQFIATRDILFSRGDVIVLHTDGVTEAEDKDKKLFGFERLCQSARKRQGESAEEIKTGIIEDLMAHIGIQKIHDDITLVIIRHR, from the coding sequence ATGAAAGCCGACAATGAGGCGACGCCGCGCTTCGGCATGCGCTCCTTTCGAGCGAAATTCGTATTGGTCGTTGGCGGCGCGGTCCTGTTCGACCTCCTGCTGAGCGGGGGCCTGGCGCTTTGGAACGTTCAGAAGCTGTCGCGCGACGCCACATCGGAAGTCGGTGAAGGCCTGACGACCGCGAACCAGGAATACATTCGCTCCTATGCCGATTCGACAGCGTTGAGCGTCGACCTGCTGCTCGATCGGGTGCATGGGGACGTCAAGGCGCTGGCCGGCGTGTTGCAGGTCCAGATCGACGATCCAAAGAGGCAGCAGCAGGTCGGAGCGACGCTTTCGCAAGAGGCGCCCGGCTCCGTCAAGCTCGCCTACGATGCGCGGGGCGATTGGGCGCAGAACCTGCCGGGCGCGCCTTCCGTGGTAAGCGTCTGGGGCTACCTGCTGGGCGCCGACCACAGTCCGCTGCCGGGCGTTCAGCAGGAGATAGAAAACAGCACCGTGATCGATCTCGTCGCGCCGACTCTCATGGCCAGCGGGGCGTCCAAACTGCAGATGTACTATATTGGTCCAAAAGAACGGCCGATCTTCAGGACGGTGCCGTATACGGATCAGGCACAAACCTTCGACCGGCTCTATCCCGGCCACAACAAGTCGGAATTCTGGGAATTCTTCTTTCCGGGAATCTATGGCTCATGGCAGCAATGGGCCAAGGATCCGGCCTCACGTCCGGCCCCCGACGACATTACCCAGACAGCGCCTTACACCGATGCGATTACGGGAAAGCTGATCGTCAGCTTCTTCCACCCGCTGTGGACGCGCGATCGCACCGATGTCGCCGGCACGGCGGGTGCGGATATCACTCTCGACCAGCTCGCGGAGGTCGTCGAAAGGGTGAAGATCGCTGAAACCGGCTTCGGCTTCCTGACGATGTCGAACGGCAACGTGGTCGCGATCAATCCGGCGGGCCAGGCGATTATCGGCCTGACGGCATCGAACGATGCGGGCACGCAGGGCGTCACCGGCCTGGAGAGGTCCCTGCGGGGGAGTGCACAGCCCGCTATCGCGACGCTGCCTCTCGACCGGAACAATGACGGTGTCATTCAGCATATCATGCTCAACGACAAGGGCGAACGCGTCCCCTATATTGTTGTCCTCAAGCGATTGAAGCCGACCAACCTGTGGAGTTCGGGACCGGTCAAGTCCGAAACGATGTCGGTCGGAATCGTCGTCCCCGAACGGGAGATCTATGCATCCCTGTTCGCCGCGCAGGAGAGTATTTCTCGCGCGACCAATCGTATCCTGCTGTTTCAGATCGCGGCGATCGCTGTCTCGCTTCTGATTGTCTTCGCGGCCGTGCTCGGCATTTCGAAGCGGATCACCGCGGGCCTCCGGGCGCTTGCCAGCGCTGCCCAGCGGCTGCAGTCCAAGGATTATTCAGTCCGCGTGAGCATTCCGACGCGCGACGAGGTCGGAGCGGCGGGCATCGCCTTCAACCGGATGGCTGAGCAGATCAGCTTCCACACGGAGAATCTCGAGCAACTCGTCGATGAGCGAACCAGGGAGCTCGGCGACGCAAATCAGGAAATATCCGCGCTCAACGAAAAGTTGCGGGACGAGAACGTCCGCCTCGGCGCCGAGCTCGCTGTTGCCAAGCAGATCCAGATGATGGTCCTGCCGAAAGCCTCCGAACTCGCGGCGATCCCCGGGTTGGAGATCGCAGCCTATATGCGGCCGGCCGACGAGGTCGGCGGTGACTATTACGACGTCCTTCAGAACGGGTCACGGGTCAAGATCGGCATTGGCGATGTGACCGGTCATGGTCTTGAGAGCGGCGTGCTGATGCTGATGGTCCAATCCGTGGCACGCGCGCTGCAGGAAACCAGCGAGGGGAATCCGCACCAGTTTCTGGATCGGCTGAACCGGGCGATCTACAAGAACATCGAGCGCACCAATACCAACAAGCATCTCTCGCTGGCCTTTCTTGACTTTGAGAATGAGCGGGTAACGCTGTCAGGCCAACACGAGGACGTTCTCGTCGTGCGTGCGGATGGGGGCGTGGAACGCATCGATACGATCGATCTGGGCATGCCGGTTGGTCTTGAGAATGACATCTCGCAGTTCATCGCCACTCGTGACATCCTGTTTAGCCGCGGCGACGTGATCGTGCTGCACACCGACGGTGTGACCGAGGCTGAAGACAAAGACAAGAAGCTGTTCGGGTTCGAGCGGCTCTGCCAGAGCGCGCGAAAACGTCAAGGCGAGAGCGCCGAGGAAATCAAGACAGGCATTATCGAGGATCTCATGGCTCACATCGGAATCCAGAAGATCCACGACGACATCACCCTCGTGATCATAAGGCACAGATAG
- a CDS encoding LysR family transcriptional regulator: MHDLDLNLLVALDALLRERSVSGAGKRLGLSTSAMSRTLSRLRLALGDPILVSAGRGMVATPHAEAIAEEVRSLTSAVQAVLRPSPEIDVRDVRRDFTIRANEAFVLLHAARLSIAVSSAAPGIRLRFAPRPDKRIELLRDAMIDLDIGVLPGDGAELRGQALFEDRFVGVARAGHPLLKRKITAERYAAAGHVVSSRRGGIVEPVDEALARLGLSREVNLVVPSYPSVIAVAASSDLVGLVPRAYALVAAGETQMFELPVAIPGFTITQTWHPRMDADPVHRWLRALIFEAFRS; this comes from the coding sequence ATGCACGATCTCGACCTGAACCTCCTGGTGGCGCTCGATGCCTTGTTGCGCGAGCGCAGCGTATCGGGTGCCGGCAAGCGGCTTGGCCTCAGCACATCGGCGATGAGCCGCACCCTGTCGCGATTGCGGCTGGCATTGGGCGATCCCATTCTTGTTTCGGCGGGACGCGGCATGGTCGCGACGCCGCATGCCGAAGCGATTGCCGAGGAGGTGCGATCGCTGACATCAGCCGTGCAGGCCGTGCTGCGCCCTTCCCCGGAGATCGATGTCCGCGACGTCAGACGTGACTTCACCATCCGCGCCAATGAAGCCTTCGTGCTGCTTCACGCCGCACGCCTCAGCATCGCCGTCAGCAGTGCCGCGCCCGGGATCCGGCTGCGCTTCGCGCCGAGGCCCGACAAGCGCATCGAGCTGCTGCGCGACGCCATGATCGACCTCGACATCGGCGTGCTTCCGGGCGATGGCGCCGAACTGCGCGGCCAGGCGCTGTTCGAGGATCGCTTTGTCGGCGTGGCGAGGGCCGGACACCCGCTTCTGAAGCGCAAGATAACGGCCGAGCGCTACGCGGCGGCAGGACATGTGGTCTCCTCGCGGCGAGGCGGCATCGTCGAGCCGGTTGACGAAGCGCTGGCCAGGCTCGGCCTGTCGCGAGAGGTCAATCTGGTGGTGCCGAGCTATCCCTCGGTCATCGCGGTCGCCGCCTCATCCGATCTTGTCGGGCTGGTGCCGCGCGCCTACGCGCTGGTGGCGGCAGGCGAGACCCAGATGTTCGAGCTGCCGGTGGCGATCCCCGGCTTCACCATCACGCAGACATGGCATCCGCGCATGGACGCCGACCCCGTGCATCGCTGGCTGCGGGCGCTGATCTTCGAGGCATTCCGGTCGTAG
- a CDS encoding ATP-binding protein has protein sequence MTTLFGTPELAIGMMESASRVRLYDGPLDLSWRHCATTADFIADLFALRFQSSRNDYREARHSIGYLVNELIENAVKFRAPGEIVIEASMDSGCFKIKVSNDVDGETASGFQNLLATITVGDPSDLLIERIEANAANPDVGGSGLGLLTLMSDYGARLAWIFSPADQSDRICVETYASIPISQTHN, from the coding sequence ATGACCACGCTGTTCGGTACCCCTGAGCTTGCAATCGGGATGATGGAAAGCGCCAGTCGCGTGCGGCTGTACGACGGGCCCCTCGACTTGAGCTGGCGTCATTGTGCGACGACCGCGGACTTCATCGCCGATCTTTTCGCGTTGCGTTTCCAATCTTCCCGTAATGACTACAGGGAAGCGCGGCACAGCATCGGATATCTGGTCAACGAACTCATCGAAAATGCCGTCAAGTTTCGGGCGCCAGGTGAGATCGTGATAGAGGCATCGATGGATTCAGGATGCTTCAAGATCAAGGTTTCGAATGATGTCGATGGTGAAACCGCGTCCGGGTTCCAAAATCTCCTGGCGACCATCACGGTTGGCGACCCCAGCGACCTGTTGATAGAGCGCATTGAAGCGAATGCCGCGAACCCCGACGTGGGAGGCTCGGGGCTGGGATTGCTGACGTTGATGAGCGACTATGGCGCACGCCTGGCTTGGATATTCAGCCCCGCCGACCAAAGCGACCGGATCTGCGTGGAGACATATGCCTCCATTCCGATCTCGCAAACTCACAACTAG
- a CDS encoding MFS transporter has product MLLMALVLVVLDGAIANVALPSIAASLNADPSSTVWVVSSYQLAVLVALLPCGALGEIYGARRVFLLGVALFTLSSAACAFAGSLPVLVAARFVQGLGAGAIMATGPMNLRVSVPQRLLGTIIGFNAMTIAISAAAGPGVAGAILSVASWPWLFAVNIPLGIIVLLAGGLLGQMDGVKRQLNIAALGANTAMFILFFSGAERIASAPVSGSIMIGGSVLCLAALLFVERKSAAPLVPTDLLAEPAFRVAVIASVACFTGQMLSYVALPFYLQHTLQMSPVQAGLYMMPWPIATIIIAPISGRLADRFKTAWLCAAGGGLLAIGLLIAGLTPPDPRAIAFLIGTVIAGTGFGLFQTPNNRILLLSAPKARSGAAGAMQGTARLMGQTLGAISMSLIFATVPLANAPNLALILAGSCAAVSAFVSLSRARYEAAGKG; this is encoded by the coding sequence GTGCTGCTGATGGCGCTCGTGCTCGTCGTGCTGGACGGCGCCATCGCCAATGTCGCGCTGCCATCCATCGCGGCTTCGCTCAATGCTGATCCCAGCAGTACGGTATGGGTGGTCTCGAGCTATCAGCTTGCCGTGCTTGTCGCGCTTTTGCCTTGCGGCGCATTGGGCGAGATTTACGGCGCGCGGCGTGTCTTTCTGCTCGGCGTCGCGCTGTTCACGCTGTCGTCGGCGGCCTGCGCCTTCGCCGGCAGCCTGCCTGTTCTGGTGGCCGCCCGGTTCGTCCAGGGGCTGGGCGCCGGCGCGATCATGGCTACCGGGCCGATGAACCTGCGCGTTTCGGTGCCGCAGCGGCTACTTGGAACCATTATCGGCTTCAACGCCATGACCATCGCGATTTCCGCCGCCGCCGGCCCCGGCGTTGCCGGCGCCATCCTGTCGGTCGCCAGCTGGCCGTGGCTGTTCGCCGTCAACATTCCGCTCGGGATTATCGTTTTGCTGGCTGGCGGCCTGCTCGGCCAGATGGACGGGGTGAAGCGGCAGCTCAACATCGCGGCCCTGGGCGCCAACACTGCGATGTTCATCCTGTTCTTCTCCGGGGCCGAGCGGATCGCCAGCGCGCCGGTCAGTGGCTCGATCATGATCGGCGGCTCCGTCCTGTGTCTCGCCGCGCTGCTGTTCGTCGAACGCAAGAGCGCCGCACCCTTAGTGCCGACGGATCTTTTGGCCGAGCCTGCCTTCCGGGTCGCGGTCATCGCCTCGGTCGCCTGCTTCACCGGCCAGATGCTGAGCTACGTGGCGCTGCCCTTCTACCTGCAGCACACGTTGCAGATGTCGCCGGTGCAGGCGGGGCTCTACATGATGCCATGGCCGATCGCGACGATCATCATCGCGCCGATCTCGGGGCGGCTGGCCGACCGTTTCAAGACGGCGTGGCTGTGCGCTGCCGGCGGTGGTCTGCTGGCGATCGGCCTCTTGATCGCCGGCCTGACCCCGCCCGACCCAAGGGCAATCGCCTTCCTCATAGGCACGGTCATCGCCGGCACCGGTTTTGGGCTGTTCCAGACACCCAACAACCGCATCCTGCTGCTCTCCGCACCCAAGGCACGCAGCGGCGCGGCAGGCGCCATGCAAGGCACGGCACGGCTGATGGGACAAACGCTGGGCGCCATATCAATGTCGCTTATCTTCGCAACCGTGCCGCTGGCCAACGCCCCCAATCTCGCGCTGATCCTGGCCGGCTCTTGCGCTGCGGTCTCGGCTTTCGTCAGCCTCAGCCGGGCGCGGTATGAGGCGGCGGGGAAGGGCTGA
- a CDS encoding DOPA 4,5-dioxygenase family protein, whose product MAAIHEGGDEMNEDTINPRPLAEIASYHAHIYYDGQTERQHAEWLRDRIGERFRVRLGNWHDQKVGPHDQAMYQVSFANEVFASLVPWLMLNHRGLSILVHPNTTNPRRDHLIDPIWIGRPENVNGEVLPDDHEAEEALPPNTDPSMPA is encoded by the coding sequence ATGGCCGCGATCCACGAGGGAGGTGATGAAATGAACGAAGACACCATCAATCCAAGACCGCTGGCGGAGATTGCCAGCTATCACGCCCATATCTACTACGATGGGCAAACCGAGCGGCAGCATGCCGAATGGCTGCGGGATCGCATCGGCGAACGCTTCCGTGTGCGACTGGGCAATTGGCACGATCAAAAGGTCGGGCCGCATGACCAGGCGATGTACCAGGTCTCGTTCGCGAACGAGGTTTTCGCTTCCCTCGTTCCGTGGCTGATGCTGAACCACCGGGGCCTCAGCATCCTCGTCCACCCCAATACGACGAACCCCCGGCGCGATCATCTGATCGATCCGATCTGGATAGGCCGGCCCGAAAACGTGAACGGCGAGGTCCTGCCCGACGATCATGAGGCGGAAGAGGCGCTGCCTCCCAACACCGATCCGTCCATGCCGGCATAG
- a CDS encoding metalloregulator ArsR/SmtB family transcription factor: MARAATTSDIFNAIAEPRRREILVLLRAGERPVTELAQDLGMTQPGASKHLRVLREVGLVRDRKAGKQRLYGLDARKLRLVHEWSGGFERFWNESFDRLDAYVQELKQERQEE; encoded by the coding sequence ATGGCACGAGCGGCAACGACGTCGGACATCTTCAACGCGATCGCCGAGCCGCGGCGACGGGAGATCCTGGTGTTGCTGCGGGCGGGTGAGCGGCCAGTGACTGAATTGGCCCAGGATCTGGGCATGACCCAGCCGGGGGCGTCCAAGCACCTGCGGGTGCTGCGGGAGGTCGGGCTGGTGCGGGACCGCAAGGCAGGCAAGCAGCGCCTGTACGGCCTTGACGCCCGAAAATTGCGACTGGTCCACGAGTGGAGCGGCGGGTTCGAACGGTTCTGGAACGAGAGCTTCGACCGGCTGGACGCCTATGTGCAGGAATTGAAGCAGGAAAGACAGGAGGAGTGA